Genomic DNA from Patescibacteria group bacterium:
CAAGAAAAAGAAAAAACGTCTAGATTATTGTCAAAGATTGTTTCAATTGGTTTTCTTTTAAAATCTAAATTAGATAATTTAATACGAATGGGACTGATAAGTGGAACACTACTTATGAATCCAATAATGCTTTTAGCAAAAAATGCAGATTCAAGTGATGCTCAACTAGATAAGGTTCAGGATACGGAATTAACTATAGGAAATTATATATTAGATCCTAACAAGTGTTTTAGTGATAAAGATAGAATACTTTTTGAAAATAATGATGTCAAGACAGCTGTTTCTATGAGAAATGCAAGAATATTGGAAGAGTGTTTGTATTTTATAAATAGTCAGTTAATGTATCTTACTAAATATGATGATGATCCAAATATGATTAAGGATAGAAGTGATGAAATGACTAGTTTTATAAGTGATCTTAGAAATGCAAGTCAAGTGATTCTAGGTAGCGAGATGAATAATAATATATTGGATTTTTCGAATATTCCAAAAATTAAAGAAGTATTGATAGCTATTGGTCTTGAAGAAGACGCTGCGAATCTTATCACAGAAGAACAAATTTCAGAGTTAAATCTAGGTGAATTTTATAAGGATAATGATGTAGAAAAGAAAAAATTAATAGATAATATAAATAGTTCTGTATATTTTGAAAGATTAAAAAAAGAAGGTTATACAGAGAGGAATGTCTTAAAGGAAAAACAAAAAAGACTTAATAATACAGTGATTGGTGATTATGATATAAAGATTTATGTAGATGATAGATGGGTTGGTGAATTTAAAAGGACTTTTTTTGATGATGAATTTGCTATATTTCTAAAGCCTGGGGTAAAATATAATTATATCCACGAAGGTGCACATCAATCAACTGTTTCAGGAATTTCAAAGAAAGTAAAAGATATATTTAAAGAATGCTTTTATTTTAATCCAAAGTTTTTTCCAAAAAGCGTTGAAGAGTTTGGAGAAAAAGTTGTAAAAGAATATGCTTGTATGCCTGAGGAAATGTATGCAAGAAAAAAAGTGCTTGATATTGAAATGGAAGATTTAGATATAAAAAAATATGATGAAGAATTTATAGAAAAACATTATAATAAATTATTAAAATATTATAAAGAAGGTAAATTATCAAAAGATGCGGAACAATTTCTTAAGATAATAAAGGGTGTTATAGATGGTTCGGAAGAAGGATTTAAATGGTTGAAAATAATATTTGATGAGATTGCAATGAATGATTTAGATATTAATAATGACTCAACAAATGAATCTCAAATTAACAAGAATATTACATAAAATATTGAAATTTAAAATATTATGAATAAAAAACAAGAAAAAATCTATATAACAACTCCAATATATTATGTGAATGATCTTCCGCATATTGGTCATGCTTATACAACAATTGTTGCAGATGTTTTGGCGCGATATTATAGAGACAAAATAGGAAATGACAATGTATATTTTCTTACGGGTACTGATGAGCATGGCGCAAAAATTGCTGAAGCCTCAAAAGAAAAAAATATTAGTCCACAAGAGTTTACTGATATGATAAGTCAGGAATTTGTAAATGCTTGGAAAAATTTGGATATTTCAAATAATGATTTTATTAGAACTACATCGAATAAACACAAGGAAACGGTTGTAAAAATTTTAGAAAAATTAAAAATAGCAAAAACACCACTTGGTAATGATGTTTTGTATGAATCTGATTATGAGGGATTGTATTGTGTTGGTTGTGAAAAATTTTTAAATTCTAGTGATTTGGTAGATGGTGCATGTCCATATCACAAAAATCCACCACAATTACTCAAAGAAAAAAATTGGTTTTTTAGATTGTCGGATTTTTTGCCTATTATAAAAGAAAAAATAGAGAGTGATGAACTTGAAATTTATCCAAAAACAAGAAAAAACGAAGTTTTGGGGCTCATTGATAAACAAGATTTACCAGATTTTTCTATTTCAAGATCTAAAAAATCTGTACCTTGGGGAATTGATTTGCCATGGGATGAAGATCAAAAATGTTATGTTTGGGTGGATGCACTTTCAAATTATATTACAGCGCTTGGTTATCCTGATGAAGAAAATTTTAAAAAGTTTTGGCCTGCAGATATTCAGCTTATGGCTCTTGATATTTTGAAATTTCATGCAATTTTTTGGCCAGCAATACTTTTGGCACTCGATTTACCACTTCCAAAAAAATTAGCAATTCATGGATTTTTTACTATAAACGGACAAAAAATGTCTAAGTCACTTGGTAATGTAATAAATCCAAATGAACTAGTAGAAAAATATGGAGCAGACGCTACAAAATATTTAATTTTGTCTCAGTTTGGATTTGGATCAGAATCAGATATAAATGTCTCTGAGTTTCCTGCAAAATATAATGCTGACTTAGTAAATGGACTTGGAAATTTGGTAAATAGAACTACAAAAATGATAGAGGGTTATTTGGATGGTAAAATTGATATAGAATTTAAAAAAGAAAGTATAGTAGAAAATGTGGGAGAACAGATAGAAAAGTTAAATTTCAGAGATGCTTTATTAAAAATTTGGCAGGTTATTCAAAAAGTTAATGGACTTATAGATATTAAAAAGCCATGGGAATTGTTTAAACAAGAAGAAAAACAAGAAGAATTAAAAATTGAATTACAAGCAATTGTTATTAGTTTGTATAATGTTGCAGTTTCTTTGAAACCATTCATGCCGCAAAAATCTGAAGAAATTATAAAAATATTAACGGCCCAAAAAATTGTAAAACCAGAAATTCCAATTTTTCCAAGAATGAATTAATAAACAAGTTATAAAGTACCAAGTGAAAAGTTAAAAAAATTTTTATAACTTAGTACTTTTTGACTTTAAACTTAAAATATATGAATTATTTAGATATCATATTTATAGCCATAGCACTATGTTTTGTATTTAGTGGTTATAGAAAAGGACTTGTAAAATCTGTTGGTGGAATTTTGGGACTTTTTGTTGGAGCTTATTTTGCAGGGCTTTTTTATCCAACGGTTTCATCTTTTATTCAAGGAGTAGCTAGTTTCCTAAGCCAATTTGAATCTGACATTATAAGCTTTTTATTAGTATTTATAATTACAAATAGACTTTTTGCGCTTGTTGTTGTTATAGTTGATAAAATAGTCAATATTCCTATAATAAGCTTTATAAATAGAGTTTTTGGGGCTATTTTCGGATTGTTTGGATCAGTTATATTGGTAGCTCTTGTTACCATGGTTTTGGCAAATATTGGAAGTAGTTTGGGAGACAAAAATCCAGTACTAAATTCAAAATTAATTCCCCATATAGATTATGCAATAAAAGTAGTACAACCATTTTTACCAAGTAATTTTGAAAGTGTAAAAGATATTGTATCCAACAATGCGAATAATTTGAGAAATATGGTAGATGAAAAACCAAATGTAAATGTTGATGATATGACTCTTGATGAACTCATTGATTATTTAAATTCTGATAACAAAGTTCCTCAGAGTGTAATAGAAAAAATAAAAGAAAATGAATTCAAAAATCAAAAAAATATAACAGCTGAGATGATAAAAGAAAAGTTTAATGAATATCTAAATAATGTAAAAGAGGAATAAATTATGCTTATAGATACACATGCACATTTAAATTTTGAAGCATACAACAAGGACAGAGAAGATGTTATAAAAAGATGTTTGGATTATTCCATGGCTGTTATAAATGTAGGAGCTCAATTTGAAACTTCCAAAAAAGCAGTTGAAATTTCTAAATATGATAACTTTTATAATACTATAGGACTTCACCCTATTCATGTTTTTGATGAAAAATTTGACATAAAAGTTTATCAAAAACTTATCACAAATAGAACTGTTGGAATAGGGGAGACAGGTTTTGATTATTTTCATTCTGATTCAAGTGGAGAAAATAATATTCCCGTAACACAAAAAATAATTGATAAACAAAGAGAGGTTTTTATAAAACATATACAACTTGCGAAAGAAAATGATTTACCGCTTATCTGTCATGGTAGAAATTCAAAAAATGATTTCAAGCTTCAAACTGTATATTTTGATATTTTAAAAACACTTGAAAATCAAAATTATACAAGAGGAGTTGTTCATTGTTTTGGAGGATCGCTAACTGAAGCTCTTAGTATTGTTGATAGTGGAATGTATATTGGTTTTACAGGTATTATTACTTTTCCAAATGCTGATAAATTAAGAGTTATTGCAAAAGAAATTCCACTTGATAAAATACTTATTGAGACAGATTCTCCATATTTAGCTCCTCAAAAATACAGAGGAGAAAGAAATGAGCCAATTTATGTAGAAGAAGTAGCTAGTGTAATATCTGATTTAAAGGGTGTAAGTATGGAAGATGTAATAGAAAGTACATGGCAGAATGCTAAAATATTATTTAATTTAAAATAAATTTTATGTTTTATAAAAATATAATAAAAGACATGTTGTCAGTAGATGAAAGAAAGGAGCATGAATTTTCAATAGGAATTGGTTATATAAAATTTGGTTTTATTATTTTTAATACAATTTCAGTAATTTTAATTTTTTTAAATTATAAGTTATCTATTTTGAGTTTTGCTTTTACAATATTTTATTTTTTGTTTTATTTGAAAATATCTAATATTTACGTTTTTACAAATAAAAGAATTTTAATACATAAAGGTTGGCTTTCTACAAATATGATAAGTGTTGAATATGATAAGATAACAGATGTAAGAGTTCAGGAGAATTTTATTTATAAAATTTTGACAAAAACTGGTAATCTTTTAATAAATACAGCTAGTACATCAGATACTGAAATAATTTTGTTGCATGTTGAAAATCCTTATAATTTAAAGAAAATTTTAGATAGCTTAATCCATAATAAAAAACAATAAAAATATGTTTATAAATTATTTAATTTTAATATTACTTATTATTCTTATAGTAATGATTTATATATTACTAAAAGACAAAGATGAAAAAAAAGATGATCAATCTTTTTTAATGCTTCAAAATCAATTAAGTGAAATGAACAAAACTCTTGATATAAAGCTCAATGACTCAAATCAGATGGTGCATTCAAAAATGACAGAAAGCTTGAATATTGTAAAAAATGTAACAGAAAGTCTCACAAAACTTGATGAGACAAATAAACAAGTAATGGGATTTGCACAGCAACTTCAGTCACTTGAAAATATTTTGAAAAATCCAAAACAGCGTGGAATTCTCGGTGAGTATTATTTAGAGACAGTACTTAAAAATGTACTTCCTCCAAATAGTTTTCAAATGCAATATAAATTTAATAATGGTGATATAGTAGATGCTGTCGTATTTTCAAAAGAAGGAATTATTCCAATTGATTCAAAATTTTCACTAGAAAATTATAATAAAATATTAGATGCTAGAGAAGATGGGGAAAAAGAAAATTTGGAAAAACAATTCAAACAAGACTTGAAAAATAGAATTGATGAAACAAGTAAATATATTAGACCAAAAGAAAAAACAATGGAGTTTGCTTTTATGTTTATTCCATCTGAAGCAATTTATTATGACTTACTTGTAAATAAAGTTGGTGCTGTGAAGGTAAATACAAGAGATTTGATTGAGTATGCATTTAGAGAAAGAAAAGTAATAATTGTATCGCCTACTACATTTTTGGCATATTTACAAACTGTAATGCAAGGACTTCGTGCCTTGAAAATAGAGGATTCAATAAAAGATATTTTAAAACATGTTTCAAACCTTCAAAATCATATAATAAGTTATGAGGAATATCTCAAAAAATTAGGAAATAATCTTGGTACAACAGTAAATATGTATAATAGTGCTTATAAAGAATTTGCAAAAATAGATAAAGATGTTATAAAAATCACAGGCAAGGATACAAAAATAGAACCAGAACTTATTGATAAACCAAAGGCAATTGATGAAATTTAAGTTTTAGAATATATAAATATTTTAATAAAATAGGAAGCCGGATCATATGATCCGGCTTTTTGGTTTTAAATAGATTAATATTGCCTGCCTGATTTTAGGCATAGTTCACATGGTACCGCATCACCAGCGACCATTGCTGTTCCTGTATTGTTACACACAGGACACATTTCTCCGTCTTTGAGTAATTCGTAATCATCGAAGAAATTATCATTGTCGTTTGATTCAAACTCTTCTTTGACTTCCGCTTTGTTTGACTCATGGAATAGCACTCGGAGCTCTTCTTCTGTGTATCCTTTTGGCAGGGCCATTGGTTCTCCGAATAAAACGAAGAAGTACTCTGTGATTTTTCCGTTTTCCTCAGTATCATATACAGCATTATGTTCATATGCTGCATTAATGATATCACATGTAGTCATCTCGCAGCTGTGGTTTACTACGAGGTAGTTTTTTACCATACCAACAAGATTGGCATGGCATGGAAAACGATCTGATGAGATAACAATTGGGCATTCACACATAAGATCCTCCTTCGTGTGATTAAGATTTTGTCGGAAATTAGGATAAGCTTTGGAGTTTTTTTAGATAAAAAATCTAAAGTTCACTGTTCCATTTACTTGTTAAACTTTTTTCTGTATGAAGACTGGGATTGTTATCGTCATCCCCAAAAGCGACGAGAACTTTGCCATCTTGATTTATAGCGTTATTTTTTTCACCAAAGTTTATAATTTCTGTTGCAGAAATATCACCGTTTTCAAGAATAACATAGTTTTTAGGTTTTCCACTTGGGTATGGATTTGGTTTTGTTTTCATAAGATCCTCCTTTGTGTGATTAAGATTTTGCTGGAAATGTTCCTAATAAAATACATGATGTACATACATCTCCGTTTGGAAGATATCCGATATTGAAACATATTGGGCAGATCTTAATACCTTCTTCAGAAAGGCGATTTGTTTCAGGGCATCCATTCGGACATGGTTTTGAAGTAGTAGCATAGCGCCCTTTTAATAACTCTGTTCCAGTTCCGTTGCATAAATTACATATCCCCCCTATCTGTTTAAATGGTTTTGACTCTCGTTTTTTGTCTCTTGAAGTATCCATGAAAGCTAAATCAAAAACAAATATTATGGACATGTTGTTGAAATTAGGATTTTTGCGAGAATCGACCTTTGCTATTTCGAATTTTTTTCCAGGAAATTGTAATAATTCTAATTTTTGACCAGCAACTTTAGGAGAAAATGATCCTTCGATTTCAATAGGTTTTCCCTCGTGATTTTGCGGAGAAAAATCCTGATTATTAATAATCATTTGTACAACTAACCATTTACTCATTTCTACCTCCAGTAGATTATATAGTATTTGCTTGTATATTAGTGATAATTTTTGATATTGTCAATTCTATTTTTTAAAACAAAAAACCTTAGGTGATCTAAGGTTTTTTATGTAATATATTTTATATATTATTTTTTGATATCACGCCATCTGTTTGCAGCTTTTACTCTGGCGAGTTCTTTTTCTATATAAGCTTGAACCCCAGCAAAGTCTACATCATCTTTGTTTTCGATTTCTTTTTTGACTTCTTCAGCTCTTTTTTTGGCACGTTCAATATCTATTTCTTTTGCTAGTTCTGCTGTATCAGCGAGCATTATTACTTTATCTCTTTGTACTTCTATAAAACCACTTGAAACCGCAAATACCTCTATTTCTCCATTTTCTTTTTTTATCTCAGCAACTCCAGGAACAAGTATTCCAACAAGTGGTATATGACGAGGCAAGATTGTAATAATGCCTTTTTTTGTAGGTACTGTAATACTCTTTATTGTTTCTTTCAAAACAACTCTTTCTGGAGTAACTATTTCAAATTTTATTAAACTCATATTTTTTTGTCCCGCTTTGCGGGGTTATTTAAGAAACTTTGTTCTTTTTTGCTGATTCTATAACTTGTTCAATATCACCCCTCATATAAAATTCACTTTCATTTATGTCATCATATTTACCATCAAGTATTTCTCTGAATCCTTTTATTGTATCAGATAATTTTACATATTGACCAGTGTGTCCAGTAAATGCCTCAGCTGTAAAAAATGGTTGTGAAAGGAATTTTTGTACTTTTCTTGCACGAAGTACTGTAAGCTTGTCTTCATCTGATAATTCATCCATACCCAAAATTGCAATAATATCTTGCAAGTCTTTGTATCTTTGTAAAACTTTTTGTACACCACGAGCTACATCATAATGTTCTTGTCCAATAATTTGAGGATCAAGTATGATAGAGGATGAGTCAAGTGGATCTACAGCAGGATAAATAGCAAGTTCTGATAAACTACGTGACAATACTACAGTTGAATCCAAATGAGAAAATGTAGTAGCAGGAGCAGGATCTGTAAGATCGTCAGCTGGAACATAAACAGCCTGAATTGAAGTGATAGAACCTTTGTTTGTGGATGTAATACGTTCTTGTAATTCTCCCATTTCTGTAGCAAGTGTTGGTTGATATCCTACAGCACTAGGCATACGACCAAGCAATGTAGATACTTCTGACCCAGCTTGTGTAAAACGGAAAATATTATCTATAAAAAGAAGTACATCTTGATTCTTTTCATCTCTAAAATATTCAGCAATAGATAGTCCTGTTAGAGCTACTCTTGCACGAGCTCCTGGTGGTTCATTCATTTGTCCAAATACCATAGCTACTTTGTCTATAACACCACTATCTTTCATTTCATGATATAAATCATTTCCTTCACGGCTTCTTTCTCCAACACCAGCAAAAACAGAGTATCCGCCATGTTGTGATGCTATATTATGGATAAGCTCCATAATAACAACTGTTTTTCCAACACCAGCACCACCAAACATTCCTACTTTTCCACCTCTTACAATAGGACAAATTAGATCAATTACTTTTATTCCAGTTTCAAGAATTTCAGCTTTTGTAGATTGTTCTACAAACTCAGGAGCATGTCTATGAATAGGATATTTTTTTGTTGTTTTTGGATATGGTTTGCCATCGATAACTTCTCCAGTAACGTTAAACATTCTCCCTAAAGTTTCTTCACCAACAGGAGTTGAAATTGGCAATTCTGTGTTTATAACTTTATCACCACGTTTAAGTCCATCAGTTGAGGTCATAGCAATAGTTCTTACAATTCCAGATCCAATGTGCTGTTGAACTTCTAATACTATTTTTTTGCCATCTTTTTCTATTTCTAAAGCAGTATAAATATCTGGAGCATCACCATCAAACTGTACATCTATAACAGCTCCTATAATTTGTTTTATTATTCCATTTTTATTGTCTGTTGTCATATAAATTTAAATTATTATTATTTAAAATATTTTGATATTAATTATTTCAAAGCATTTGCTCCAGCACTTATTTCTGCAATTTCAGAAGTAATACTAGCTTGTCTTGCTTTGTTGTAAAACAATGTTAATTCATTTATCAAATCATTTGCAGCAGTTGTTGCATTGTGCATTGCACTCATTCTAGCGCTATGTTCAGATGCGTTTGATTCAAGTAGTGCCTGATATAATTGTATTTCTATAAGTCTTGGCAACATTTCATTTAGAACTTCTTCTTCGTTTGGTTCAAAAACATAGTCAAATCTCGTATTTTTTAGAAGTTGATCTTGTGATTTTACTTCTAAATATTTATCTTCTTTTTCTTTTATAAAATCTTTGTTTGTTTTTAATCTTGTGTCATCTCCTACAATTCCCAAATACCCATCCTGTGTATGTATATCAATAGGTATTATTTGTTTGACTCTTGGTAATTGTGTTACTGCATTTATAAAATCAGTATATGCTACAAATATTTTATCATATTTTTGATTTTTGAAATCATCTATTATCATTTTTGCGATAGATCTTACTTCTGATATTTGTGATGAGGCATCTTGTTTTTCAAATTCGGCTGTTATTTCATATCCTAATTTGTAAACTCTAGAACCTTTTTTCCCAAGTAATATAAAGTCTACGTTTTCTGATTTTAATTCATCATAACTTTTTATTGTTTCAATTGCTTTTTTTATTATATTTGTATTCAAACTTCCACATAAACCTCTATTTGCTGTTATAAGTACTATACAAATTTTTTCTGTCTTGTTTGTATTCGTAAGAAGTGGATGTTTTATATAGTCATTATTTTTTGATCCTGCAATATTCAAAACTGTAAGCCAACTTATATTAGCATATGTTCTTGTCTTAAGAACTGCTTCAGTACATTTACGCATTTTACTAGCAGCCACCATTTCCATAGCTTTGGTAATTTTGCCAGTATTTTTTACTGATTTAATTCTGCTTTTTATTTCTTTTGTCTTTGCCATATATTTAGCCTTCAGCTTTCAGGTTTTAGCTTTCAGGGATTATATTGTTTTTTTATATTCTTCTACTACTTTTTTGATTTTTTCTTGTATCGCATCACTGAAATCCTTTGTTTCTTTTATTTCTTTTGTTAATTCTTTTGCACTAATATCTAAATATTCATAAAGTCCTTTTTCAAAACTTCTAATATTTTCTACATCTACATCATCTAGCAATCCATTTGTAAGAGCAAAGAAGGATATAACCTGTTTTCCTACTTGAATAGGGGAGTATTGTTCTTGTTTAAATATTTCCATAAGTCTTTTACCTCTTTCAAGTTTTATTTTTGTATCTTCATCAAGATCTGAACCAAATTGAGCAAAAGCAGCTAATTCTCTAAATTGAGCTGCTTCTAATTTCAATTTACCAGCAACCTTTTTCATAGATTTTATTTGAGCAGATGATCCTACACGAGAAACTGAAAGTCCTGAATTAATAGCCGGTCTTTGACCTTGATTAAATAAATCTGTTTCAAGGAAAATCTGTCCATCAGTAATTGATATAACATTTGTAGGAATATAGGCAGATACATCTCCTGCTTGTGTTTCAATAATAGGAAGTGCAGTGATAGATCCACCACCATTTTCTTGACTTAATTTACAAGCTCTTTCAAGTAATCTTGAATGTAGATAAAAAACATCTCC
This window encodes:
- the metG gene encoding methionine--tRNA ligase; this translates as MNKKQEKIYITTPIYYVNDLPHIGHAYTTIVADVLARYYRDKIGNDNVYFLTGTDEHGAKIAEASKEKNISPQEFTDMISQEFVNAWKNLDISNNDFIRTTSNKHKETVVKILEKLKIAKTPLGNDVLYESDYEGLYCVGCEKFLNSSDLVDGACPYHKNPPQLLKEKNWFFRLSDFLPIIKEKIESDELEIYPKTRKNEVLGLIDKQDLPDFSISRSKKSVPWGIDLPWDEDQKCYVWVDALSNYITALGYPDEENFKKFWPADIQLMALDILKFHAIFWPAILLALDLPLPKKLAIHGFFTINGQKMSKSLGNVINPNELVEKYGADATKYLILSQFGFGSESDINVSEFPAKYNADLVNGLGNLVNRTTKMIEGYLDGKIDIEFKKESIVENVGEQIEKLNFRDALLKIWQVIQKVNGLIDIKKPWELFKQEEKQEELKIELQAIVISLYNVAVSLKPFMPQKSEEIIKILTAQKIVKPEIPIFPRMN
- a CDS encoding CvpA family protein — protein: MNYLDIIFIAIALCFVFSGYRKGLVKSVGGILGLFVGAYFAGLFYPTVSSFIQGVASFLSQFESDIISFLLVFIITNRLFALVVVIVDKIVNIPIISFINRVFGAIFGLFGSVILVALVTMVLANIGSSLGDKNPVLNSKLIPHIDYAIKVVQPFLPSNFESVKDIVSNNANNLRNMVDEKPNVNVDDMTLDELIDYLNSDNKVPQSVIEKIKENEFKNQKNITAEMIKEKFNEYLNNVKEE
- a CDS encoding TatD family hydrolase — protein: MLIDTHAHLNFEAYNKDREDVIKRCLDYSMAVINVGAQFETSKKAVEISKYDNFYNTIGLHPIHVFDEKFDIKVYQKLITNRTVGIGETGFDYFHSDSSGENNIPVTQKIIDKQREVFIKHIQLAKENDLPLICHGRNSKNDFKLQTVYFDILKTLENQNYTRGVVHCFGGSLTEALSIVDSGMYIGFTGIITFPNADKLRVIAKEIPLDKILIETDSPYLAPQKYRGERNEPIYVEEVASVISDLKGVSMEDVIESTWQNAKILFNLK
- a CDS encoding PH domain-containing protein is translated as MFYKNIIKDMLSVDERKEHEFSIGIGYIKFGFIIFNTISVILIFLNYKLSILSFAFTIFYFLFYLKISNIYVFTNKRILIHKGWLSTNMISVEYDKITDVRVQENFIYKILTKTGNLLINTASTSDTEIILLHVENPYNLKKILDSLIHNKKQ
- a CDS encoding DNA recombination protein RmuC: MFINYLILILLIILIVMIYILLKDKDEKKDDQSFLMLQNQLSEMNKTLDIKLNDSNQMVHSKMTESLNIVKNVTESLTKLDETNKQVMGFAQQLQSLENILKNPKQRGILGEYYLETVLKNVLPPNSFQMQYKFNNGDIVDAVVFSKEGIIPIDSKFSLENYNKILDAREDGEKENLEKQFKQDLKNRIDETSKYIRPKEKTMEFAFMFIPSEAIYYDLLVNKVGAVKVNTRDLIEYAFRERKVIIVSPTTFLAYLQTVMQGLRALKIEDSIKDILKHVSNLQNHIISYEEYLKKLGNNLGTTVNMYNSAYKEFAKIDKDVIKITGKDTKIEPELIDKPKAIDEI
- the atpC gene encoding ATP synthase F1 subunit epsilon, with protein sequence MSLIKFEIVTPERVVLKETIKSITVPTKKGIITILPRHIPLVGILVPGVAEIKKENGEIEVFAVSSGFIEVQRDKVIMLADTAELAKEIDIERAKKRAEEVKKEIENKDDVDFAGVQAYIEKELARVKAANRWRDIKK
- the atpD gene encoding F0F1 ATP synthase subunit beta codes for the protein MTTDNKNGIIKQIIGAVIDVQFDGDAPDIYTALEIEKDGKKIVLEVQQHIGSGIVRTIAMTSTDGLKRGDKVINTELPISTPVGEETLGRMFNVTGEVIDGKPYPKTTKKYPIHRHAPEFVEQSTKAEILETGIKVIDLICPIVRGGKVGMFGGAGVGKTVVIMELIHNIASQHGGYSVFAGVGERSREGNDLYHEMKDSGVIDKVAMVFGQMNEPPGARARVALTGLSIAEYFRDEKNQDVLLFIDNIFRFTQAGSEVSTLLGRMPSAVGYQPTLATEMGELQERITSTNKGSITSIQAVYVPADDLTDPAPATTFSHLDSTVVLSRSLSELAIYPAVDPLDSSSIILDPQIIGQEHYDVARGVQKVLQRYKDLQDIIAILGMDELSDEDKLTVLRARKVQKFLSQPFFTAEAFTGHTGQYVKLSDTIKGFREILDGKYDDINESEFYMRGDIEQVIESAKKNKVS
- the atpG gene encoding ATP synthase F1 subunit gamma, whose amino-acid sequence is MAKTKEIKSRIKSVKNTGKITKAMEMVAASKMRKCTEAVLKTRTYANISWLTVLNIAGSKNNDYIKHPLLTNTNKTEKICIVLITANRGLCGSLNTNIIKKAIETIKSYDELKSENVDFILLGKKGSRVYKLGYEITAEFEKQDASSQISEVRSIAKMIIDDFKNQKYDKIFVAYTDFINAVTQLPRVKQIIPIDIHTQDGYLGIVGDDTRLKTNKDFIKEKEDKYLEVKSQDQLLKNTRFDYVFEPNEEEVLNEMLPRLIEIQLYQALLESNASEHSARMSAMHNATTAANDLINELTLFYNKARQASITSEIAEISAGANALK